From a single Cupriavidus taiwanensis LMG 19424 genomic region:
- a CDS encoding acetyl-CoA carboxylase carboxyltransferase subunit alpha produces MKTTFLDFEQPIAELEAKIEELRFVQDDSAVDISEEISRLAGKSQQLTKDIYANLTPWQVAQIARHPQRPYTLDYVREIFTDFHELHGDRTFADDLSIIGGLARFNGQSCMVIGHQKGRDTKERAMRNFGMPKPEGYRKAKRLMELADKFGLPIFTFVDTPGAFPGIDAEERGQSEAIGHNLYVMAGLRVPLIATIIGEGGSGGALAIAVGDVVQMLQFATYAVISPEGCASILWKTAEKAPEAAEALGLTAHRLKALGLIDKIVSEPLGGAHRDYKGMAALLKRSLAESLRQFQGMSVKELQARRYERLLAYGKFKETGAQD; encoded by the coding sequence ATGAAAACCACCTTCCTGGATTTTGAGCAGCCCATTGCCGAACTCGAGGCAAAGATCGAAGAACTGCGCTTCGTGCAGGACGATTCGGCTGTCGACATTTCCGAAGAGATTTCGCGGCTGGCCGGCAAGAGCCAGCAGCTGACCAAAGACATCTATGCCAACCTGACCCCGTGGCAGGTTGCGCAAATCGCCCGCCACCCCCAGCGCCCCTACACGCTGGACTACGTGCGCGAGATCTTTACCGATTTCCACGAACTGCACGGCGACCGCACCTTTGCCGACGACCTGTCGATCATCGGCGGCCTGGCGCGCTTCAATGGCCAGTCGTGCATGGTGATCGGCCACCAGAAGGGCCGCGACACGAAAGAGCGCGCCATGCGCAATTTCGGCATGCCCAAGCCCGAGGGCTACCGCAAGGCCAAGCGCCTGATGGAGCTGGCCGACAAGTTCGGGCTGCCGATCTTCACCTTCGTCGACACCCCGGGCGCGTTCCCGGGCATCGACGCCGAAGAGCGCGGCCAGTCCGAGGCCATCGGCCACAACCTGTATGTGATGGCCGGCCTGAGGGTGCCGCTGATCGCCACCATCATCGGCGAGGGCGGTTCGGGCGGCGCGCTGGCGATTGCCGTCGGCGACGTGGTGCAGATGCTGCAGTTCGCCACCTACGCGGTGATCTCGCCCGAAGGCTGTGCCTCGATCCTGTGGAAGACCGCCGAGAAGGCGCCCGAAGCCGCCGAGGCGCTGGGCCTGACGGCGCATCGCCTGAAGGCGCTGGGCCTGATCGACAAGATCGTGAGCGAGCCGCTGGGCGGCGCGCACCGCGACTACAAGGGCATGGCGGCGCTGCTCAAGCGCTCGCTGGCCGAGTCGCTGCGCCAGTTCCAGGGCATGAGCGTGAAGGAGTTGCAGGCGCGCCGCTACGAGCGCCTGCTGGCCTATGGCAAGTTCAAGGAAACCGGCGCCCAGGACTGA
- a CDS encoding aspartate kinase: MALIVHKYGGTSMGSTERIKNVAKRVAKWHRAGHRVVVVPSAMSGETNRLLGLAKEISPQPDPRELDMLASTGEQASVALLAIALHGEDIDAVSYTGWQVPVKTDSSYTKARIESIDDERILADLDAGRVVVITGFQGIDDDGNITTLGRGGSDTSAVAIAAAIEADECLIYTDVDGVYTTDPRVVEDARRLDQITFEEMLEMASLGSKVLQIRSVEFAGKYRVKTRVLSSLTDPLMPLEQEMHSGTLITFEEEDSTMEAAVISGIAFARDEAKITVLGVPDKPGIAYQILGPVADANIDVDMIIQNQSVDGKTDFTFTVPRGEYQRALAILNDGVKAHIGAGSVSGDPKVSKVSVVGVGMRSHVGIASKMFRTLSEEGINIQMISTSEIKISVLIDEKYMELAVRALHKAFELEQA; encoded by the coding sequence ATGGCTCTCATCGTTCACAAATACGGCGGCACTTCGATGGGTTCCACGGAACGCATCAAGAATGTCGCCAAGCGCGTGGCCAAGTGGCACCGCGCCGGTCACCGCGTAGTCGTGGTGCCTTCGGCCATGTCGGGCGAGACCAATCGCCTGCTGGGACTCGCCAAGGAAATTTCGCCCCAGCCCGATCCGCGTGAACTGGACATGCTCGCCTCCACCGGCGAACAGGCCAGCGTGGCGCTGCTGGCGATCGCGCTGCACGGCGAGGACATCGACGCCGTCAGCTACACCGGCTGGCAGGTCCCGGTGAAGACCGATTCGTCCTACACCAAGGCCCGCATCGAATCGATCGACGACGAGCGCATCCTGGCCGACCTCGACGCCGGCCGCGTGGTGGTGATTACCGGCTTCCAGGGCATCGACGACGACGGCAACATCACCACGCTGGGCCGCGGCGGCTCGGACACCTCGGCCGTGGCCATTGCCGCCGCCATCGAGGCCGACGAGTGCCTGATCTATACCGACGTCGACGGCGTCTACACCACTGACCCGCGCGTGGTCGAGGACGCCCGCCGCCTGGACCAGATCACCTTCGAGGAAATGCTGGAAATGGCCAGCCTCGGCTCCAAGGTGCTGCAGATCCGCTCGGTGGAATTCGCCGGCAAGTACCGCGTCAAGACCCGCGTGCTGTCGTCGCTGACCGACCCGCTTATGCCGCTCGAGCAGGAAATGCACTCGGGCACGCTGATCACTTTTGAGGAAGAAGACTCCACCATGGAAGCCGCTGTCATCTCCGGCATCGCCTTTGCCCGCGACGAAGCCAAGATCACCGTCCTGGGCGTGCCCGACAAGCCCGGCATCGCCTACCAGATCCTGGGCCCGGTCGCCGACGCCAATATCGACGTCGACATGATCATCCAGAACCAGTCCGTCGACGGCAAGACCGACTTCACCTTCACCGTGCCGCGCGGCGAGTACCAGCGCGCGCTGGCCATCCTGAACGATGGCGTGAAGGCGCACATCGGCGCCGGCAGCGTATCGGGCGACCCTAAGGTGTCGAAGGTGTCGGTGGTGGGCGTGGGCATGCGCTCGCACGTCGGCATCGCCAGCAAGATGTTCCGCACGCTGTCGGAAGAGGGCATCAACATCCAGATGATCTCCACCTCGGAAATCAAGATCTCGGTGCTGATCGACGAGAAGTACATGGAACTGGCCGTGCGCGCGCTGCACAAGGCCTTCGAACTGGAACAGGCGTGA
- the tilS gene encoding tRNA lysidine(34) synthetase TilS — MASSRKPAPRTDPSARLTDKVAQALQAGAAFVVSGAAAAAAPTVAVALSGGRDSVALLHAARAAVAQAGDGARVVALHVHHGLQAEADEWDRFCAALCAQWQVGYFVRRVSVRPAAGEGVEAAARRARYAALAAMCADSGARLLLFAHHQDDQVETVLLRLFRGAGVAGMAGMPAMRPLDPRSGVMLLRPWLDEPRAGIEDYCAANALRWVDDPSNADGRYARNALRQQLPALQAAFPALAANVVQAAAHFAQAGALIDQLATTTLATLVRAGRDPDTLSELDLPGLRALPGAQADAVLRLWLRDLGVRAPSTARLAAMREQLVAHAGGEPAIAHEGLVLRRFRDRVLACVPPPAAAPAAVLLDWRGEARIVVPAWRGELHFFRDDSFGVPEAVLRQPLRLAARSGGERIVLRPGGPARALKQACQEAGIPAWRRAWLPLLWAGDTLVLAAGLGMHRRWPDAAPAPRWRVAWHPQAPAVATPPR; from the coding sequence ATGGCAAGTTCAAGGAAACCGGCGCCCAGGACTGACCCGTCCGCCCGGCTGACCGACAAGGTCGCACAGGCCCTGCAGGCCGGTGCGGCCTTTGTTGTTTCTGGCGCCGCCGCCGCGGCGGCGCCGACGGTCGCGGTGGCACTGTCGGGCGGGCGCGACTCGGTCGCGCTGCTGCACGCCGCGCGCGCCGCCGTGGCGCAGGCGGGCGATGGCGCACGCGTGGTGGCGCTGCACGTCCACCACGGGCTGCAGGCCGAAGCCGACGAGTGGGACCGCTTCTGCGCCGCGCTGTGCGCGCAGTGGCAGGTGGGCTATTTCGTGCGGCGCGTGTCGGTGCGGCCGGCGGCGGGCGAGGGCGTCGAGGCGGCCGCGCGCCGCGCGCGCTATGCCGCGCTGGCGGCGATGTGCGCCGACAGCGGCGCGCGCCTGCTGCTGTTCGCCCACCACCAGGACGACCAGGTCGAGACCGTGCTGCTGCGGCTGTTCCGCGGCGCCGGCGTGGCCGGCATGGCGGGCATGCCGGCGATGCGCCCGCTGGATCCGCGCAGCGGCGTGATGCTGCTGCGTCCATGGCTGGACGAACCCCGCGCCGGCATCGAGGATTACTGCGCCGCCAATGCACTGCGGTGGGTCGACGACCCGTCCAATGCCGACGGCCGCTACGCGCGCAACGCGTTGCGCCAGCAACTGCCGGCGCTGCAGGCGGCGTTTCCGGCGCTGGCGGCCAACGTGGTGCAGGCGGCCGCGCATTTTGCCCAGGCCGGCGCGCTGATCGACCAGCTGGCCACCACTACGCTGGCCACGCTGGTGCGTGCCGGTCGCGACCCCGACACACTGTCTGAGCTCGACCTCCCCGGCCTGCGCGCCTTGCCTGGCGCGCAGGCCGATGCGGTACTGCGCCTGTGGCTGCGCGACCTCGGCGTGCGCGCCCCGTCCACCGCGCGGCTGGCGGCGATGCGCGAGCAACTGGTCGCGCACGCCGGCGGCGAGCCCGCCATCGCGCATGAGGGCCTGGTGCTGCGCCGTTTCCGTGATCGCGTGCTGGCCTGCGTGCCGCCGCCCGCGGCGGCGCCGGCGGCGGTGCTGCTGGACTGGCGCGGCGAGGCGCGCATCGTCGTGCCCGCCTGGCGCGGCGAACTCCATTTCTTCCGCGACGACAGCTTCGGCGTACCGGAGGCGGTGCTGCGGCAGCCGTTGCGCCTGGCCGCGCGCAGCGGCGGCGAACGCATCGTGCTGCGCCCCGGCGGCCCCGCCCGGGCGCTGAAGCAGGCCTGCCAGGAGGCCGGCATCCCGGCCTGGCGCCGGGCCTGGCTGCCGCTGCTGTGGGCCGGCGACACGCTGGTGCTGGCCGCCGGGCTGGGCATGCATCGCCGCTGGCCCGACGCCGCGCCGGCGCCGCGGTGGCGCGTGGCGTGGCATCCGCAGGCGCCGGCCGTGGCGACGCCGCCGCGATGA
- a CDS encoding Zn-ribbon domain-containing OB-fold protein → MTTPHIPAVYKAPDEQPDNLPFWQAAREGQLLVKVCDDCGKPHWYPRVLCPFCMGTTSWKPASGRGTIYTYSVTRRAGPNPFCIAYVKLDEGVTMMTHIVDCDLDTVRIGQKVQVKFSPSDGGAPVPTFTLA, encoded by the coding sequence ATGACCACCCCACATATCCCAGCCGTCTACAAGGCGCCCGACGAACAGCCCGACAACCTGCCGTTCTGGCAGGCCGCGCGCGAAGGCCAGCTGCTGGTCAAGGTCTGCGACGACTGCGGCAAGCCCCACTGGTACCCGCGCGTGCTGTGTCCGTTCTGCATGGGCACCACGTCGTGGAAGCCGGCCAGCGGCCGCGGCACCATCTACACCTACAGCGTGACGCGCCGCGCCGGCCCCAATCCGTTCTGCATCGCCTACGTGAAGCTGGACGAAGGCGTGACCATGATGACCCATATCGTCGATTGCGATCTCGATACGGTGCGGATCGGCCAGAAGGTGCAGGTCAAATTTTCGCCCAGCGACGGCGGCGCGCCGGTGCCGACCTTCACGCTCGCCTGA
- a CDS encoding pirin family protein, which produces MKRILGVYSAPRPHWVGDGFPVRSMFSYTSHGKQLSPFLLLDYAGPADFTPTQRPRGVGQHPHRGFETVTIVYKGEVAHRDSTGQGGVIGPGDVQWMTAGAGILHEEFHSPAFTQSGGALEMVQLWVNLPARDKMAAPGYQAIVDGDIPAVPMPDGAGTVRVIAGEYEGKRGPARTFTPMHVWDMRLNQGASTRLALPEGWHTALVVLRGKVTVNAEATVRDAEMVVLDGAGDAVGIEAGTDAVVLLLSGEPIDEPIVGHGPFVMNSEAEIAQAFRDFSSGRFGSMAAGRQ; this is translated from the coding sequence ATGAAGCGCATTCTGGGTGTCTACAGCGCACCGCGTCCGCACTGGGTCGGGGATGGTTTCCCGGTGCGCTCGATGTTTTCGTACACCAGCCACGGCAAGCAGCTCAGCCCGTTCCTGCTTTTGGACTACGCCGGCCCGGCCGACTTCACGCCGACCCAGCGTCCGCGCGGTGTGGGCCAGCATCCGCACCGCGGTTTCGAGACCGTGACCATCGTCTACAAGGGCGAGGTCGCGCATCGCGACTCGACCGGGCAGGGCGGCGTCATCGGTCCGGGCGACGTGCAATGGATGACGGCGGGCGCCGGCATCCTGCACGAAGAATTCCATTCGCCCGCGTTCACGCAAAGCGGCGGCGCGCTGGAAATGGTGCAGCTGTGGGTCAACCTGCCGGCGCGCGACAAGATGGCCGCGCCGGGCTACCAGGCGATCGTCGACGGCGATATCCCGGCGGTGCCGATGCCCGACGGCGCCGGCACGGTGCGCGTGATCGCCGGCGAATATGAAGGCAAGCGCGGCCCGGCGCGCACCTTTACGCCGATGCACGTGTGGGACATGCGCCTGAACCAGGGCGCCAGCACGCGCCTGGCGCTGCCCGAGGGCTGGCATACCGCGCTGGTGGTGCTGCGCGGCAAGGTTACGGTCAACGCCGAGGCTACCGTACGCGATGCCGAGATGGTGGTGCTGGACGGAGCCGGCGATGCGGTCGGCATCGAGGCCGGCACCGATGCGGTGGTGCTGCTGCTCAGCGGAGAGCCGATCGACGAGCCCATCGTCGGCCACGGCCCGTTCGTGATGAACAGCGAGGCGGAGATCGCCCAGGCGTTCCGCGACTTCAGCAGCGGCCGCTTCGGCAGCATGGCGGCGGGCCGGCAGTAG
- a CDS encoding pyruvate carboxylase: MDYRPIQSLLIANRSEIAIRVMRAAAEMNVRTVAIYSKEDRLALHRFKADESYLVGAGKKPLAAYLDIDDILRIARQARVDAIHPGYGFLSENPEFAQAVIDAGIRWVGPLPEVMRKLGNKVAARNAAIAAGVPVMPATDPLPHDLEACKRLAAAIGYPLMLKASWGGGGRGMRVLEGEQDLEGALAAARREALAAFGNDEVYVEKLVRNARHVEVQVLGDTHGNLVHLYERDCTVQRRNQKVVERAPAPYLDAAGRGALCDSALRLMRAVGYTHAGTVEFLMDADSGQFYFIEVNPRIQVEHTVTEMVTGIDIVKAQIRITEGGHIGMTENTRDADGKIVVRAAGVPVQQDIALNGHALQCRITTEDPENGFLPDYGRLTAYRSAAGFGVRLDAGTAYGGAVITPYYDSLLVKVTTWAPTAPESMRRMDRALREFRIRGVASNLQFLENVINHPAFRSGDVTTRFIDKTPELLAFAKRQDRATKLLRYLGEVCVNGHPEMSGRALPSLPLPAPVLPAIDTNAALPYGTRDRLRELGAEKFSRWMLEQKQVLLTDTTMRDAHQSLFATRMRTADMLPIAPFYARELSQLFSLECWGGATFDVALRFLKEDPWQRLEQLRERVPNVLFQMLLRGSNAVGYTNYADNVVRFFVRQAASAGVDVFRVFDSLNWVRNMRVAIDAVGESGALCEGAICYTGDLFDPKRSKYDLKYYVGIARELQQAGVHVLGIKDMAGICRPQAAAALVRALKEETGLPVHFHTHDTSGISAASALAAIEAGCDAVDGALDAMSGLTSQPNLSSIAAALAGSERDPGLDLERLHEASMYWEGVRRYYAPFESEIRAGTADVYRHEMPGGQYTNLREQARSLGIEHRWTEVSRAYAEVNQMFGDIVKVTPTSKVVGDLALMMVANDLSAADVCDPAREMAFPESVVSLFKGELGFPPDGFPAALSRKVLRGDPPAPYRPGDQIAPVDLDAARAAGAAACEQPLDDRQLASYLMYPKQAAEYHAHVRQYSDTSVVPTPAYLYGLQPQEEVAIDIEPGKTLLVSLQGTHPDAGEGKIKVQFELNGQSRTTLVEPRSTAQAAAARQGRAVAEPDNPLHVAAPMPGSIVTVAVQPGQRVAAGTTLLALEAMKMETHIAADRDCEIAAVHVKAGDRVAAKDLLVELKD, translated from the coding sequence ATGGACTATCGCCCGATCCAATCGCTGCTGATTGCCAACCGTTCCGAGATCGCCATCCGCGTGATGCGCGCGGCCGCCGAGATGAACGTGCGCACGGTGGCGATCTATTCGAAGGAAGACCGCCTCGCGCTGCATCGTTTCAAGGCCGACGAGAGCTACCTGGTCGGCGCGGGCAAGAAGCCGCTGGCGGCTTATCTCGACATCGACGACATCCTGCGCATTGCGCGCCAGGCGCGGGTTGACGCGATCCATCCGGGCTATGGCTTCCTGTCGGAGAACCCGGAGTTCGCGCAGGCCGTGATCGATGCCGGCATCCGCTGGGTCGGCCCGTTGCCGGAGGTGATGCGCAAGCTCGGCAACAAGGTGGCGGCGCGCAACGCGGCGATCGCGGCGGGCGTGCCGGTGATGCCGGCTACCGATCCATTGCCGCATGACCTGGAGGCGTGCAAGCGCCTGGCCGCCGCCATCGGCTATCCGCTGATGCTCAAGGCGAGCTGGGGCGGCGGCGGGCGCGGCATGCGCGTGCTGGAGGGCGAGCAGGACCTGGAGGGTGCGCTGGCCGCGGCGCGGCGCGAGGCGCTGGCGGCATTCGGCAATGACGAGGTCTACGTCGAGAAGCTGGTACGCAACGCGCGCCATGTCGAAGTGCAGGTGCTGGGCGACACGCACGGCAACCTGGTGCACCTGTACGAGCGCGACTGCACGGTGCAGCGGCGCAACCAGAAGGTGGTCGAGCGCGCGCCGGCGCCCTACCTGGACGCTGCCGGCCGCGGCGCGCTGTGCGATTCGGCGCTGCGGCTGATGCGCGCGGTCGGCTACACCCATGCCGGCACGGTCGAGTTCCTGATGGATGCCGACTCGGGCCAGTTCTATTTCATCGAGGTCAATCCGCGCATCCAGGTCGAGCATACCGTCACCGAGATGGTCACCGGCATCGATATCGTCAAGGCGCAGATCCGCATCACCGAGGGCGGCCATATCGGCATGACCGAGAACACGCGCGATGCCGACGGCAAGATCGTGGTGCGCGCCGCGGGCGTGCCGGTGCAGCAGGACATCGCCCTGAACGGCCATGCGCTGCAGTGCCGGATCACCACCGAGGACCCGGAGAACGGTTTCTTGCCCGACTATGGCCGCCTGACTGCGTATCGCAGCGCCGCGGGCTTTGGTGTGCGGCTGGACGCGGGTACCGCCTACGGCGGCGCGGTGATCACGCCGTATTACGATTCGCTGCTGGTCAAGGTCACCACCTGGGCGCCGACCGCGCCGGAATCGATGCGGCGCATGGACCGGGCGCTGCGCGAGTTCCGCATCCGCGGCGTCGCGTCCAACCTGCAGTTCCTCGAGAACGTCATCAACCATCCCGCGTTCCGTTCGGGCGACGTGACCACGCGCTTTATCGACAAGACCCCGGAGCTGCTGGCTTTCGCCAAACGCCAGGATCGTGCCACCAAGCTGCTGCGCTACCTGGGCGAAGTCTGCGTCAACGGGCATCCCGAGATGAGCGGCCGCGCGCTGCCGTCGCTGCCGCTGCCCGCGCCGGTGCTGCCGGCGATCGACACCAATGCCGCGCTGCCTTACGGCACGCGCGACCGCCTGCGCGAGCTTGGCGCCGAGAAGTTCTCGCGCTGGATGCTGGAGCAGAAGCAGGTGCTGCTGACCGACACCACCATGCGCGACGCGCACCAGTCGCTGTTCGCCACGCGCATGCGCACCGCCGACATGCTGCCGATCGCGCCGTTCTATGCGCGCGAGCTGTCGCAGCTGTTTTCGCTGGAGTGCTGGGGCGGCGCCACCTTCGACGTGGCGCTGCGCTTCCTGAAGGAAGACCCGTGGCAGCGCCTGGAGCAGTTGCGCGAGCGCGTGCCCAACGTGCTGTTCCAGATGCTGCTGCGCGGCTCCAACGCGGTCGGCTACACCAACTATGCGGACAACGTGGTGCGCTTCTTCGTGCGCCAGGCGGCCAGCGCCGGCGTGGATGTGTTCCGCGTGTTCGATTCGCTCAACTGGGTGCGCAATATGCGCGTGGCGATCGATGCGGTCGGCGAGAGCGGCGCGCTGTGCGAGGGTGCGATCTGCTATACCGGCGACCTGTTCGACCCGAAGCGCTCCAAGTACGACCTGAAGTACTACGTCGGCATCGCGCGCGAGCTGCAGCAGGCCGGCGTGCATGTGCTGGGCATCAAGGACATGGCGGGCATCTGCCGCCCGCAGGCGGCGGCCGCACTGGTCAGGGCGCTCAAGGAAGAGACCGGGCTGCCGGTGCATTTCCACACGCACGACACCAGCGGCATCTCGGCGGCGTCGGCGCTGGCCGCGATCGAGGCCGGCTGCGATGCGGTCGACGGCGCGCTCGATGCAATGAGCGGGCTGACGTCGCAGCCCAACCTGTCGAGCATCGCCGCGGCGCTGGCCGGCAGCGAGCGCGACCCCGGCCTGGACCTGGAACGGCTGCACGAGGCGTCGATGTACTGGGAAGGGGTACGCCGCTACTACGCGCCGTTCGAATCCGAGATCCGCGCCGGCACCGCCGACGTGTACCGCCATGAGATGCCCGGCGGCCAGTACACCAACCTGCGCGAGCAGGCGCGCTCGCTTGGTATCGAGCATCGCTGGACCGAGGTGTCGCGCGCGTACGCCGAGGTCAACCAGATGTTCGGCGACATCGTCAAGGTGACGCCGACCTCCAAGGTGGTCGGGGACCTGGCGCTGATGATGGTGGCCAACGACCTGAGCGCCGCCGACGTGTGCGATCCGGCCAGGGAGATGGCCTTCCCGGAATCGGTGGTGTCGCTGTTCAAGGGCGAGCTCGGCTTCCCGCCCGACGGCTTCCCGGCGGCGCTGTCGCGCAAGGTGCTGCGCGGCGACCCGCCCGCGCCGTACCGCCCCGGCGACCAGATCGCGCCGGTCGACCTCGACGCGGCCCGCGCCGCGGGCGCGGCGGCGTGCGAGCAGCCGCTCGACGACCGCCAGCTGGCCTCGTACCTGATGTATCCCAAGCAGGCCGCCGAGTACCATGCGCATGTGCGCCAGTACAGCGACACCTCGGTGGTGCCGACGCCGGCCTACCTGTATGGCCTGCAGCCGCAGGAAGAGGTGGCCATCGACATCGAGCCCGGCAAGACGCTGCTGGTCTCGCTGCAGGGCACCCACCCCGATGCCGGCGAAGGCAAGATCAAGGTGCAGTTCGAGCTGAACGGGCAATCGCGCACCACGCTGGTCGAACCGCGCAGCACCGCGCAGGCGGCGGCCGCGCGCCAGGGCAGGGCGGTGGCCGAACCGGACAACCCGCTGCATGTCGCCGCGCCGATGCCGGGCTCGATCGTGACGGTGGCGGTGCAGCCGGGCCAGCGCGTCGCCGCGGGCACCACGCTGCTGGCGCTGGAGGCGATGAAGATGGAGACCCATATCGCCGCGGACCGGGACTGCGAGATTGCCGCGGTGCATGTGAAGGCGGGCGATCGGGTGGCGGCGAAGGACCTGCTGGTGGAACTGAAGGACTGA
- a CDS encoding DNA-3-methyladenine glycosylase family protein has product MNAAARKPATATPPATAGRAKAAGPRPGKAGAREAPLPDGKDTSKDTTRPAARAARNAKAVLPEAEAVPLPVETVADAVRPAYWDEACADLMKRDRILRKMIPTYGPAHLVSRGDPFVTLARAVVGQQISVKAAQSVWERLHAVCPRLAPAQFLRAGPEKLAGCGVSKRKAEYLIDLAAHFKAGTVHVAQWAQMDDEAVIAELTQIRGIGRWTAEMFLMFNLMRPNVLPLDDVGLINAISANYFSGEPVTRSEAREVAANWEPWRTVATWYMWRSLDPLPVTY; this is encoded by the coding sequence TTGAACGCTGCCGCGCGCAAGCCCGCTACCGCCACGCCGCCCGCCACCGCGGGCCGGGCGAAGGCGGCCGGCCCGCGCCCGGGCAAGGCCGGCGCCAGGGAGGCGCCGCTGCCCGACGGCAAGGACACCAGCAAGGACACGACGCGGCCTGCTGCCAGGGCCGCGCGCAACGCCAAGGCCGTGCTGCCGGAAGCCGAGGCGGTGCCGCTGCCGGTCGAGACCGTCGCCGATGCCGTGCGCCCGGCGTACTGGGACGAGGCGTGCGCCGACCTGATGAAGCGCGACCGCATCCTGCGCAAGATGATCCCGACCTATGGCCCCGCGCACCTGGTCTCGCGCGGCGACCCGTTCGTCACGCTGGCGCGCGCGGTGGTGGGCCAGCAGATCTCGGTCAAGGCGGCGCAGTCGGTATGGGAGCGCCTGCACGCGGTCTGCCCCCGGCTGGCGCCGGCGCAGTTCCTGCGCGCCGGCCCCGAGAAGCTGGCGGGCTGCGGCGTGTCCAAGCGTAAGGCGGAATACCTGATCGACCTGGCCGCGCACTTCAAGGCCGGCACGGTCCATGTCGCGCAGTGGGCGCAGATGGACGACGAGGCCGTCATCGCCGAGCTGACCCAGATCCGCGGCATCGGCCGCTGGACCGCCGAGATGTTCCTGATGTTCAACCTGATGCGGCCCAATGTGCTGCCGCTCGATGACGTGGGCCTGATCAACGCGATCTCGGCCAATTACTTCAGCGGCGAGCCGGTCACGCGCAGCGAGGCGCGCGAGGTGGCGGCCAATTGGGAACCGTGGCGTACCGTGGCCACCTGGTATATGTGGCGCAGCCTCGACCCGTTGCCAGTGACGTATTAG
- a CDS encoding acyloxyacyl hydrolase: MSVKIKNAARWSPAAAAVSFATCLLALPGAAGAAGFSLQAGYGRDNRHGVEKYEVSARWDEIVQWQLSNRLALALDGEVNVANWRALSSRPSSQLTEFGVSPIFRLSYAGEHVTPFVEASVGLRVLSHTEIAGGHRMGSAFQFSDMIGVGVAFGKARRLTVGYRFQHLSNAGIQDPNPGTNFSMGYVRYRF, translated from the coding sequence ATGTCAGTGAAGATAAAAAACGCAGCACGGTGGTCGCCGGCCGCGGCTGCGGTCTCTTTCGCAACCTGCCTGCTGGCGCTGCCCGGCGCCGCCGGCGCGGCAGGGTTCTCGCTGCAGGCGGGCTATGGGCGCGACAACCGGCACGGCGTGGAGAAATACGAAGTGTCGGCGCGCTGGGACGAGATCGTGCAGTGGCAGCTGTCGAACCGGCTGGCACTGGCGCTGGACGGCGAGGTCAACGTGGCGAACTGGCGCGCGCTGTCGTCGCGGCCGTCGAGCCAGTTGACGGAATTCGGCGTGTCGCCGATCTTCCGGCTCAGCTATGCGGGTGAGCACGTCACGCCGTTTGTCGAGGCCTCGGTGGGCCTGCGCGTGCTGAGCCACACCGAAATCGCCGGCGGCCATCGCATGGGCTCGGCCTTCCAGTTCTCCGACATGATTGGCGTGGGCGTCGCGTTCGGCAAGGCGCGGCGGCTGACGGTCGGCTATCGCTTCCAGCACCTGTCCAACGCCGGCATCCAGGACCCGAATCCGGGCACCAACTTCAGCATGGGCTACGTGCGCTACCGCTTCTGA
- a CDS encoding adenylate/guanylate cyclase domain-containing protein: MHMDRELLHQASEGSVLFADVSGSTRLYERAGNAAALAAVGRCLGAMKACSEASQGRLIKTIGDEVMVLFPCAEQALQAALDMQRAVAELPPVAGFTMSSHIGFHHGPILFDASGDIFGDAVNLAARLSGLAARGQIITSKDAVADLPAPLRQMTRYLYPIHVRGRAQPVELYEAIWQQATDLTLIAGFNEPLSNAAFLTLRYRDTVVEMNAVSAPVTIGRDAGMTIVVSDRLASRFQATAEPRAGRYVLIDRSSNGTHVSMDGGEPFILRRDEVTLRGHGWIGFGQWAGPTAECIEFALHVDKTGAAR; the protein is encoded by the coding sequence ATGCACATGGACCGGGAACTGCTGCACCAGGCGTCGGAGGGTTCGGTACTGTTCGCGGATGTCAGCGGCAGTACGCGGCTCTATGAAAGGGCGGGCAACGCCGCCGCCCTTGCCGCGGTCGGCCGTTGCCTGGGTGCGATGAAAGCGTGTTCCGAGGCGTCGCAAGGCCGGCTCATCAAGACCATCGGCGACGAGGTCATGGTGCTGTTTCCCTGCGCGGAGCAGGCCTTGCAGGCGGCACTGGATATGCAGCGCGCGGTTGCCGAACTGCCGCCGGTGGCGGGCTTCACCATGTCTTCCCACATCGGCTTCCACCATGGCCCGATCCTGTTCGACGCGTCGGGCGATATCTTTGGCGATGCCGTGAACCTCGCCGCCCGGCTGTCCGGGCTCGCGGCGCGCGGACAGATCATCACCAGCAAGGACGCGGTGGCGGACCTTCCTGCGCCGCTGCGCCAGATGACGCGCTACCTGTACCCCATCCACGTGCGCGGCAGGGCGCAGCCGGTGGAGCTGTACGAAGCGATCTGGCAGCAGGCCACCGACCTGACCCTGATCGCGGGATTCAATGAGCCGCTGTCGAATGCCGCGTTTCTTACCTTGCGCTATCGGGACACCGTGGTCGAGATGAACGCGGTCTCGGCGCCGGTCACCATCGGGCGTGATGCCGGCATGACCATCGTGGTGTCGGACCGCCTCGCGTCCCGCTTCCAGGCCACGGCCGAGCCTCGCGCCGGCCGATACGTGCTGATCGACCGCAGCTCGAACGGCACCCACGTCAGCATGGACGGCGGCGAGCCATTCATTTTGCGCCGTGACGAGGTCACGCTGAGGGGGCACGGCTGGATCGGTTTTGGGCAGTGGGCCGGGCCGACCGCCGAGTGCATCGAATTCGCCCTGCACGTGGACAAGACGGGTGCGGCGCGATAG